In one Alnus glutinosa chromosome 12, dhAlnGlut1.1, whole genome shotgun sequence genomic region, the following are encoded:
- the LOC133851294 gene encoding uncharacterized protein LOC133851294, protein MTSRAILQRRKNLFNSLNQSTCLIRGFPSFEHGRTSPSNELLSSSWVANHPIAATNYRNEGGSSSVNKDGLPGLSAAGFCRHNSFAFPTSGCGIGRSNCVPSLAVQWLSLSIRYASTATSSQPERAGRNDENRQQLAKKVKEASPEECDQAVEGLTTVKAKAKAKQTQESLNSAESIMKRVWTRLLGIGPALRAVASMSREDWAKKFRHWKDEFKSILQHYWFGTKLLWADVRISSRLLLKLAKGKSLSRRERQQLTRTTADIFRLVPFAVFIIVPFMEFLLPVFLKLFPNMLPSTFQDKMKEQEALKRRLNARIEYAKFLQDTVKEMAKEVQNSRSGEVKKTAEDLDEFINKVRTGARVSNDEILGFAKLFNDELTLDNISRPRLVNMCKYMGISSYGTDAYLRFMLRKRLQEIKNDDKLIQAEGVDSLSEAELRQACRDRGMLELPSVEEMRLKLRDWLDLSLNHSLPSSLLILSRAFSMYGKRPEEVVQEAISSLPDEVVDTVQVTTLPSEDTVSERRRKLEFLEMQEELIKEEEEGEEEEQARMKESADSRKDVALEEMTTAMAREAHEQARVKTLEKVEQLCELSRALAVLASASSVSREREEFLRLVKKEIELYNSVVEKEGTDGEEEAKRAYKAAREESDHATETTGVGHKVSSALIDRVDAMLHKLEKEIDDVDAKIGDRWRLLDRDYDGKVTPEEVASAAMYLKDTLGKEGIQELISNLSKDKEGKILVEDIVKLGSEIEDADTAEAGKS, encoded by the exons ATGACTTCAAGAGCAATTTTGCAAAGGAGGAAAAACCTATTCAATTCCTTGAATCAATCCACTTGCTTGATTCGAGGTTTCCCAAGTTTCGAACATGGACGTACATCCCCATCTAATGAATTATTGAGCTCAAGCTGGGTTGCAAATCATCCAATTGCTGCTACTAATTATCGAAATGAAGGAGGTTCATCTTCAGTCAACAAGGATGGATTACCGGGTCTTTCAGCAGCTGGTTTTTGTAGGCATAACTCATTCGCATTTCCAACTTCAGGTTGTGGAATTGGAAGGTCAAATTGTGTTCCTTCTCTGGCAGTTCAGTGGCTTTCATTATCTATTCGCTATGCTTCCACGGCCACATCCAGTCAACCTGAAAGGGCTGGTCGCAATGATGAAAATCGACAACAGCTTGCTAAGAAGGTAAAGGAAGCTTCACCGGAGGAGTGTGATCAAGCGGTGGAAGGTTTGACTACTGTTAAAGCCAAAGCAAAAGCTAAGCAGACCCAAGAATCGCTAAATAGTGCTGAATCTATAATGAAGAGAGTATGGACCAGGCTTCTTGGAATCGGTCCTGCTTTGAGAGCTGTTGCCTCCATGAGCAG GGAGGACTGGGCTAAGAAGTTTCGCCATTGGAAGGATGAATTCAAATCTATATTGCAGCACTATTGGTTCGGTACCAAACTACTTTGGGCTGATGTTAGGATCAGCTCAAGGTTATTATTGAAACTTGCCAAGGGGAAGAGTCTTTCTAGAAGGGAGAGACAACAACTCACACGTACCACAGCTGATATTTTCAGGCTAGTTCCTTTCGCAGTTTTTATTATAGTTCCATTCATGGAGTTCTTGCTGCCAGTATTCCTCAAACTGTTTCCCAACATGTTACCATCAACTTTCCAGGACAAGATGAAAGAACAG GAGGCTTTGAAAAGGCGGCTTAATGCAAGAATAGAATATGCGAAGTTTCTTCAGGACACAGTGAAAGAAATGGCAAAGGAAGTCCAAAACTCACGAAGTGGAGAAGTTAAGAAGACAGCAGAAGATCTTGATGAATTTATCAATAAG GTTAGAACAGGTGCTCGTGTTTCCAATGATGAAATTTTAGGCTTTGCCAAGTTATTCAATGATGAGCTTACTTTGGATAACATCAGCAG GCCACGGTTAGTAAACATGTGCAAGTATATGGGTATCAGCTCATATGGAACAGATGCGTATCTGCGGTTTATGCTTCGGAAAAGACTGCAAGA GATCAAGAATGATGATAAGTTGATTCAAGCCGAGGGTGTGGATTCACTTTCAGAAGCAGAACTTCGTCAAGCCTGTAGAGATCGAGGAATGCTTGAATTACCTTCAGTGGAGGAAATGCGGCTAAAG CTGCGTGATTGGTTGGATTTGTCTCTTAACCACTCTCTTCCATCTTCCCTCTTGATTCTTTCTAG AGCCTTCTCTATGTATGGTAAAAGGCCTGAGGAAGTTGTTCAAGAAGCGATCTCGTCTTTGCCAGATGAAGTTGTGGATACTGTTCAAGTGACAACTTTGCCGTCTGAAGATACTGTTTCAGAAAGGAGGAGGAAGTTGGAGTTCCTAGAAATGCAGGAAGAATTGATCAAG gaggaggaagagggagaggaggaggagcagGCCAGGATGAAGGAATCTGCTGATAGCCGAAAAGATGTGGCTTTGGAAGAGATGACTACGGCAATGGCTAGAGAAGCACACGAACAGGCAAGAGTGAAAACATTGGAGAAAGTGGAGCAGCTTTGTGAGCTCAGTCGTGCATTGGCTGTTTTGGCTTCAGCATCT TCAGTAAGCAGGGAGCGTGAAGAGTTCTTGCGACTTGTCAAAAAGGAG ATAGAGCTGTATAATAGTGTGGTGGAGAAAGAGGGTACAGATGGTGAAGAAGAAGCTAAGAGGGCATACAAAGCTGCCAGGGAGGAGAGTGACCATGCTACTGAGACAACAGGTGTAGGTCACAAGGTTTCTTCAGCACTTATAGACAGG GTTGATGCTATGCTTCACAAGCTTGAAAAGGAAATTGATGATGTTGATGCAAAAATTGGAGACCGATGGCGGCTGCTTGACAG GGACTATGATGGGAAAGTGACACCTGAGGAGGTTGCTTCTGCTGCAATGTACCTCAAGGACACCTTGGGCAAGGAGGGTATTCAGGAACTTATTAGCAACCTTTCCAAGGATAAAG AAGGAAAGATACTAGTTGAAGATATCGTCAAATTAGGCAGCGAAATAGAAGATGCTGATACAGCTGAAGCAGGGAAATCATAG